The proteins below are encoded in one region of Strix aluco isolate bStrAlu1 chromosome 8, bStrAlu1.hap1, whole genome shotgun sequence:
- the MIER1 gene encoding mesoderm induction early response protein 1 isoform X2 has translation MLVHDFDDERTLEEEEMMEGETNFNSEIEDLNRESDMPIQELLSRYGYDGTIPLQEDDDDEDEEEEEEEGEDDDDVDNDDNSGCSGENKEEIIKDSSGQEDETQSSNDDPAPSVASQDPQEIIRPRRCKYFDTNSEIEEESEEDEDYIPSEDWKKEIMVGSMFQAEIPAGTCKYKENEKVYENDDQLLWNPDFLPEDKVIEFLNEASRRTGDEKGLDAIPEGSHIKDNEQALYELVKCNFDTEESLRRLRFNVKAAREELSVWTEEECRNFEQGLKVYGKDFHVIQANKVRTRSVGECVAFYYMWKKSERYDFFAQQTRFGKKKYNLHPGVTDYMDRLLDESESAASSRAPSPPPTTSNSSTSQSEREDSTTSSSNQNGVSANGPGEIPNKEEAKTEGLHVNGPTSGKKTPHTDLDTNGYETENLSVDPKLAHSASRNENDFEEKNERPLKRRRINSNGKESPGSSEFFQEANSHGKLEELETLDD, from the exons GAAAGTGATATGCCAATCCAGGAGCTACTTAGCCGTTATGGCTATGATGGTACCATTCCACTCCAAGAAGATGATGACgatgaagatgaggaagaggaagaggaggagggagaagatgatgatgatgttgaTAATGATGACAACAGTGGCTGTAGTGGTGAAAACAAA GAGGAGATCATAAAAGATTCATCAGGTCAGGAAGATGAGACACAGTCATCTAATGATGACCCAGCACCATCTGTTGCTTCTCAAGATCCACAGGAGATAATTCGCCCTCGTCGatgtaaatattttgatacaA ACAGTGAAATAGAAGAGGAATCTGAAGAAGATGAAGATTATATTCCCtcagaagactggaaaaag GAAATCATGGTGGGCTCTATGTTTCAAGCTGAAATTCCAGCTGGCACATGCAAAtacaaagagaatgaaaaag TGTATGAAAACGATGACCAGCTGCTGTGGAATCCTGACTTCTTACCAGAAGATAAAGTGATCGAGTTCCTAAATGAAGCATCAAGGCGTACGGGTGATGAGAAAGGCCTAGATGCAATTCCTGAAGGATCACATATTAAAGACAATGAGCAG GCATTGTATGAACTGGTTAAGTGCAATTTTGATACTGAAGAATCATTACGAAGGCTGAGATTTAATGTAAAAGCAGCCAGAG AAGAATTATCTGTTTGGACAGAAGAAGAATGTAGAAACTTTGAACAAGGGCTGAAAGTCTATGGCAAGGATTTCCATGTGATTCAGGCAAATAAG GTACGAACAAGATCAGTTGGTGAGTGTGTAGCATTTTATTACATGTGGAAGAAATCAGAGCGTTATGATTTCTTTGCGCAGCAGACCCGatttggaaagaagaaatacaatcTTCATCCTGGCGTAAC AGATTATATGGACCGTCTCCTGGATGAAAGTGAAAGTGCTGCTTCCAGTAGAGCTCCATCCCCTCCTCCTACAACTTCCAACAGCAGCACCAGCCAGTCTGAAAGGGAAGACAGCACAACCAGCAGCAGTAACCAGAATG GGGTGTCTGCTAATGGGCCGGGCGAGATACCAAATAAAGAGGAAGCAAAAACTGAAGGATTGCATGTAAATGGACCTACCAGTGGCAAGAAAACACCTCACACGGATCTGGATACAAATGGGTATGAAACTGAAAACCTTTCTGTTGACCCAAAACTTGCTCATTCAGCTTCAAGAAACGAAaatgattttgaagaaaaaaatgaaagacctCTAAAAAGGAGAAGAATTAACAGCAATGGAAAAGAGAGTCCAGGTTCTTCAGAGTTCTTCCAAGAAGCAAACTCACATGGGAAGCTTGAAGAACTAGAAACTTTGGATGACTGA
- the MIER1 gene encoding mesoderm induction early response protein 1 isoform X4: MPIQELLSRYGYDGTIPLQEDDDDEDEEEEEEEGEDDDDVDNDDNSGCSGENKEEIIKDSSGQEDETQSSNDDPAPSVASQDPQEIIRPRRCKYFDTNSEIEEESEEDEDYIPSEDWKKEIMVGSMFQAEIPAGTCKYKENEKVYENDDQLLWNPDFLPEDKVIEFLNEASRRTGDEKGLDAIPEGSHIKDNEQALYELVKCNFDTEESLRRLRFNVKAAREELSVWTEEECRNFEQGLKVYGKDFHVIQANKVRTRSVGECVAFYYMWKKSERYDFFAQQTRFGKKKYNLHPGVTDYMDRLLDESESAASSRAPSPPPTTSNSSTSQSEREDSTTSSSNQNGVSANGPGEIPNKEEAKTEGLHVNGPTSGKKTPHTDLDTNGYETENLSVDPKLAHSASRNENDFEEKNERPLKRRRINSNGKESPGSSEFFQEANSHGKLEELETLDD, from the exons ATGCCAATCCAGGAGCTACTTAGCCGTTATGGCTATGATGGTACCATTCCACTCCAAGAAGATGATGACgatgaagatgaggaagaggaagaggaggagggagaagatgatgatgatgttgaTAATGATGACAACAGTGGCTGTAGTGGTGAAAACAAA GAGGAGATCATAAAAGATTCATCAGGTCAGGAAGATGAGACACAGTCATCTAATGATGACCCAGCACCATCTGTTGCTTCTCAAGATCCACAGGAGATAATTCGCCCTCGTCGatgtaaatattttgatacaA ACAGTGAAATAGAAGAGGAATCTGAAGAAGATGAAGATTATATTCCCtcagaagactggaaaaag GAAATCATGGTGGGCTCTATGTTTCAAGCTGAAATTCCAGCTGGCACATGCAAAtacaaagagaatgaaaaag TGTATGAAAACGATGACCAGCTGCTGTGGAATCCTGACTTCTTACCAGAAGATAAAGTGATCGAGTTCCTAAATGAAGCATCAAGGCGTACGGGTGATGAGAAAGGCCTAGATGCAATTCCTGAAGGATCACATATTAAAGACAATGAGCAG GCATTGTATGAACTGGTTAAGTGCAATTTTGATACTGAAGAATCATTACGAAGGCTGAGATTTAATGTAAAAGCAGCCAGAG AAGAATTATCTGTTTGGACAGAAGAAGAATGTAGAAACTTTGAACAAGGGCTGAAAGTCTATGGCAAGGATTTCCATGTGATTCAGGCAAATAAG GTACGAACAAGATCAGTTGGTGAGTGTGTAGCATTTTATTACATGTGGAAGAAATCAGAGCGTTATGATTTCTTTGCGCAGCAGACCCGatttggaaagaagaaatacaatcTTCATCCTGGCGTAAC AGATTATATGGACCGTCTCCTGGATGAAAGTGAAAGTGCTGCTTCCAGTAGAGCTCCATCCCCTCCTCCTACAACTTCCAACAGCAGCACCAGCCAGTCTGAAAGGGAAGACAGCACAACCAGCAGCAGTAACCAGAATG GGGTGTCTGCTAATGGGCCGGGCGAGATACCAAATAAAGAGGAAGCAAAAACTGAAGGATTGCATGTAAATGGACCTACCAGTGGCAAGAAAACACCTCACACGGATCTGGATACAAATGGGTATGAAACTGAAAACCTTTCTGTTGACCCAAAACTTGCTCATTCAGCTTCAAGAAACGAAaatgattttgaagaaaaaaatgaaagacctCTAAAAAGGAGAAGAATTAACAGCAATGGAAAAGAGAGTCCAGGTTCTTCAGAGTTCTTCCAAGAAGCAAACTCACATGGGAAGCTTGAAGAACTAGAAACTTTGGATGACTGA
- the MIER1 gene encoding mesoderm induction early response protein 1 isoform X3: MAEESDMPIQELLSRYGYDGTIPLQEDDDDEDEEEEEEEGEDDDDVDNDDNSGCSGENKEEIIKDSSGQEDETQSSNDDPAPSVASQDPQEIIRPRRCKYFDTNSEIEEESEEDEDYIPSEDWKKEIMVGSMFQAEIPAGTCKYKENEKVYENDDQLLWNPDFLPEDKVIEFLNEASRRTGDEKGLDAIPEGSHIKDNEQALYELVKCNFDTEESLRRLRFNVKAAREELSVWTEEECRNFEQGLKVYGKDFHVIQANKVRTRSVGECVAFYYMWKKSERYDFFAQQTRFGKKKYNLHPGVTDYMDRLLDESESAASSRAPSPPPTTSNSSTSQSEREDSTTSSSNQNGVSANGPGEIPNKEEAKTEGLHVNGPTSGKKTPHTDLDTNGYETENLSVDPKLAHSASRNENDFEEKNERPLKRRRINSNGKESPGSSEFFQEANSHGKLEELETLDD; encoded by the exons GAAAGTGATATGCCAATCCAGGAGCTACTTAGCCGTTATGGCTATGATGGTACCATTCCACTCCAAGAAGATGATGACgatgaagatgaggaagaggaagaggaggagggagaagatgatgatgatgttgaTAATGATGACAACAGTGGCTGTAGTGGTGAAAACAAA GAGGAGATCATAAAAGATTCATCAGGTCAGGAAGATGAGACACAGTCATCTAATGATGACCCAGCACCATCTGTTGCTTCTCAAGATCCACAGGAGATAATTCGCCCTCGTCGatgtaaatattttgatacaA ACAGTGAAATAGAAGAGGAATCTGAAGAAGATGAAGATTATATTCCCtcagaagactggaaaaag GAAATCATGGTGGGCTCTATGTTTCAAGCTGAAATTCCAGCTGGCACATGCAAAtacaaagagaatgaaaaag TGTATGAAAACGATGACCAGCTGCTGTGGAATCCTGACTTCTTACCAGAAGATAAAGTGATCGAGTTCCTAAATGAAGCATCAAGGCGTACGGGTGATGAGAAAGGCCTAGATGCAATTCCTGAAGGATCACATATTAAAGACAATGAGCAG GCATTGTATGAACTGGTTAAGTGCAATTTTGATACTGAAGAATCATTACGAAGGCTGAGATTTAATGTAAAAGCAGCCAGAG AAGAATTATCTGTTTGGACAGAAGAAGAATGTAGAAACTTTGAACAAGGGCTGAAAGTCTATGGCAAGGATTTCCATGTGATTCAGGCAAATAAG GTACGAACAAGATCAGTTGGTGAGTGTGTAGCATTTTATTACATGTGGAAGAAATCAGAGCGTTATGATTTCTTTGCGCAGCAGACCCGatttggaaagaagaaatacaatcTTCATCCTGGCGTAAC AGATTATATGGACCGTCTCCTGGATGAAAGTGAAAGTGCTGCTTCCAGTAGAGCTCCATCCCCTCCTCCTACAACTTCCAACAGCAGCACCAGCCAGTCTGAAAGGGAAGACAGCACAACCAGCAGCAGTAACCAGAATG GGGTGTCTGCTAATGGGCCGGGCGAGATACCAAATAAAGAGGAAGCAAAAACTGAAGGATTGCATGTAAATGGACCTACCAGTGGCAAGAAAACACCTCACACGGATCTGGATACAAATGGGTATGAAACTGAAAACCTTTCTGTTGACCCAAAACTTGCTCATTCAGCTTCAAGAAACGAAaatgattttgaagaaaaaaatgaaagacctCTAAAAAGGAGAAGAATTAACAGCAATGGAAAAGAGAGTCCAGGTTCTTCAGAGTTCTTCCAAGAAGCAAACTCACATGGGAAGCTTGAAGAACTAGAAACTTTGGATGACTGA